One genomic segment of Mycolicibacterium gilvum includes these proteins:
- a CDS encoding universal stress protein, with amino-acid sequence MTIIAGFSASGQGPAPLHLAAQLARCTGERIVAVAIVERQWPQNADPLEDEYLNYVGAQAQKSLKEMVDKLPGDLDVWRMVHQAESVPSGLTELAEEMNADVVVVGSSSSGLLGRIALGSVTDRLVHTAAVPVAIAPRGYPLQDSRIERLTVAYGGHADEGGLVAAGAELARRWSATLRIASFTVRPVTMFSGAIETSAEDLVVQQWVRRTQEKIAAQLEAVRSGVDTLDAEVVIGAGATWRDAVEAIDWGSGDVLVLGSGAAGQVAQVFLGSAAARILRHSPVPTMIVPRREGL; translated from the coding sequence ATGACGATCATCGCGGGATTCAGCGCCAGCGGCCAGGGGCCGGCGCCGCTGCATCTCGCCGCTCAACTGGCCCGGTGCACGGGCGAGCGGATCGTCGCCGTGGCGATCGTGGAGCGGCAGTGGCCGCAAAATGCGGATCCGTTGGAGGACGAGTATCTGAACTATGTTGGCGCGCAGGCACAGAAGTCGCTCAAGGAGATGGTCGACAAGCTTCCCGGCGATCTCGACGTGTGGCGGATGGTTCACCAGGCCGAATCGGTGCCCAGCGGCCTGACCGAGCTGGCAGAGGAGATGAACGCCGACGTCGTCGTCGTCGGCTCGTCGTCCTCCGGTCTGCTCGGCAGGATCGCGCTCGGAAGCGTCACCGATCGGCTCGTGCACACCGCCGCGGTCCCGGTGGCCATTGCGCCACGCGGATACCCGTTGCAGGACAGCAGGATCGAGCGTCTGACGGTCGCCTACGGAGGTCACGCCGACGAGGGGGGTCTGGTCGCCGCCGGCGCCGAACTCGCCCGAAGGTGGTCGGCGACACTGCGCATCGCCTCGTTCACCGTGCGGCCGGTCACCATGTTCAGCGGTGCGATCGAGACGTCCGCCGAAGACCTCGTCGTCCAGCAGTGGGTCCGTCGAACCCAGGAGAAGATCGCCGCCCAGCTGGAGGCCGTGCGTTCCGGTGTCGACACCCTCGACGCCGAGGTGGTGATTGGCGCAGGGGCGACGTGGCGGGACGCGGTGGAGGCGATCGACTGGGGGTCCGGGGATGTTCTGGTCCTCGGTTCCGGCGCCGCGGGTCAGGTCGCCCAGGTGTTCCTCGGTTCTGCGGCGGCGAGGATCCTGCGGCATTCGCCGGTGCCGACGATGATCGTGCCGCGGCGAGAGGGTCTGTGA
- a CDS encoding amino acid permease, with amino-acid sequence MSAAPTLKKALNQRQLTMIAIGGVIGAGLFVGSGVVIADTGPGAFLTYGMAGVLIIMVMRMLAEMAVANPSTGSFADYSRNALGHWAGFSVGWLYWYFWVIVVGFEAIAGAKIVQYWMDVPLWLSALIFMVLMTATNLFSVASYGEFEFWFAGIKVAAIIAFIAVGAAFVLGLWPGKGADFSNLTSHGGFMPLGFGAITVGIVTVIFSMVGAEIATIAAAESQDPERAVAKAANSVILRILIFYVGAVLLLVLIVPWNDESVSASPFVAAFNAMGIPYADHVMNAVVLTAVLSCLNSGMYTASRMLFVLAARREAPAALVKVTNRGVPANAILASSVVGFLCVIAAAVSPDTIFAFLLNSSGAIILFVYLLIAISQIVLRYRTPDSKLRVKMWLFPVLSGLTALGILAILVQMFIDTALRSQLVLSLLSWAVVIALFAANKWFVKKRPAEGDSGAPTGPPHRVLVLANRTVDSDELLAELSRIGADQTAEYLVVVPASAVDTGAAATHGPRDVTEATQEAATARLESTLAALRGKNLTVQGELGDYRPLRALDHAVAEFGPDQIVIATLPPEFSMWHRFDVVDRARAQFTVPVTHVVATSAVGNQVPR; translated from the coding sequence ATGAGTGCTGCACCAACCCTGAAGAAGGCCCTCAATCAGCGCCAGTTGACGATGATCGCCATCGGCGGCGTCATCGGCGCCGGCTTGTTCGTCGGATCGGGCGTCGTCATCGCAGACACCGGGCCCGGTGCTTTCCTGACGTACGGCATGGCCGGCGTGCTCATCATCATGGTGATGCGGATGCTCGCCGAGATGGCCGTGGCCAACCCGTCGACAGGATCGTTCGCGGACTACTCGCGCAATGCGTTGGGGCACTGGGCGGGATTCTCCGTCGGCTGGCTGTACTGGTACTTCTGGGTCATCGTCGTCGGCTTCGAGGCGATCGCCGGGGCCAAGATCGTGCAGTACTGGATGGACGTGCCGCTGTGGTTGTCCGCGTTGATCTTCATGGTGCTGATGACGGCGACGAACCTGTTCTCGGTGGCCTCCTACGGGGAGTTCGAGTTCTGGTTCGCCGGCATCAAGGTGGCCGCGATCATCGCGTTCATCGCGGTCGGCGCCGCATTCGTGTTGGGTCTGTGGCCCGGAAAGGGTGCGGACTTCTCGAACCTGACCAGTCACGGCGGATTCATGCCGTTGGGCTTCGGCGCGATCACCGTCGGAATCGTCACCGTCATCTTCTCGATGGTCGGCGCCGAGATCGCGACGATCGCCGCTGCCGAGTCCCAGGATCCCGAGCGGGCGGTGGCGAAGGCAGCCAACTCGGTGATCCTGCGCATCCTGATCTTCTACGTCGGGGCAGTGCTGCTGCTCGTGCTCATCGTCCCGTGGAACGACGAGAGTGTGTCGGCGTCGCCGTTCGTGGCCGCGTTCAACGCCATGGGCATTCCGTACGCCGACCATGTGATGAACGCCGTGGTGCTCACCGCGGTACTGAGCTGCCTGAACTCGGGCATGTACACCGCTTCGCGCATGCTCTTCGTCCTGGCCGCCCGCAGGGAGGCGCCGGCGGCACTGGTCAAGGTCACCAACCGGGGCGTGCCGGCGAACGCGATCCTGGCGTCCTCGGTCGTCGGCTTCCTGTGCGTGATCGCCGCCGCGGTCTCGCCGGACACCATCTTCGCGTTCCTGCTGAACTCCAGCGGCGCGATCATCCTCTTCGTCTACCTGCTGATCGCGATCTCCCAGATCGTCCTGCGCTACCGCACCCCGGACTCGAAGCTCCGCGTGAAGATGTGGCTCTTCCCAGTGCTTTCCGGACTGACCGCGCTCGGCATCCTCGCCATCCTCGTACAGATGTTCATCGACACCGCACTGCGCTCGCAGCTGGTGCTGAGCCTGCTGTCCTGGGCGGTGGTCATCGCGCTGTTCGCCGCGAACAAGTGGTTCGTGAAAAAGCGGCCGGCCGAGGGGGACAGCGGCGCCCCCACCGGTCCACCGCACCGAGTTCTGGTGCTGGCCAACCGAACCGTCGATTCCGACGAGCTGCTCGCCGAGCTGAGCCGGATCGGAGCGGATCAGACGGCGGAGTATCTGGTGGTGGTACCCGCCAGCGCCGTCGACACCGGCGCGGCGGCCACCCACGGTCCGCGCGACGTCACCGAAGCCACCCAGGAAGCGGCCACCGCGCGCCTCGAATCCACGCTGGCGGCGCTGCGCGGCAAAAACCTGACCGTCCAGGGTGAATTGGGTGATTACCGCCCACTGCGTGCACTCGACCACGCCGTCGCGGAGTTCGGTCCGGACCAGATCGTCATCGCGACGCTGCCGCCGGAGTTCTCGATGTGGCACCGGTTCGACGTCGTGGACCGGGCCCGTGCCCAGTTCACGGTGCCGGTGACGCACGTCGTCGCCACGTCCGCGGTGGGAAACCAGGTGCCGCGATGA
- a CDS encoding formate/nitrite transporter family protein gives MSYVSPSEFVGKMIDAGESKALMSTRDTLIRAFMAGAILALAAAFAVTITVQTGNPLLGAVLFPVGFCLLYLLGFDLLTGVFTLVPLAMLDKRRGVTFRSMMRNWGLVFVGNLGGAIVVALMMAVVFTFGFSVDPNEVGQRLGEIGHSRTVGYAEHGAAGMLTLFIRAVLCNWMVSTGVVAAMMSTSVSGKVIAMWMPIMLFFYMGFEHSIVNMFLFPSGLMLGGDFSIADYLIWNEIPTVLGNLVGGLTFVGLTLFATHARTGETRLVELPTEDRSLVGAAGRVLR, from the coding sequence ATGTCCTATGTGAGTCCGAGCGAATTCGTCGGCAAGATGATCGATGCCGGCGAGTCCAAAGCTCTGATGTCGACCCGTGACACCCTGATCCGTGCGTTCATGGCGGGTGCCATCCTCGCCCTGGCCGCGGCGTTCGCGGTGACGATCACTGTGCAGACCGGTAACCCGCTGCTCGGCGCGGTCCTGTTTCCGGTCGGCTTCTGTCTGCTGTACCTTCTCGGGTTCGACCTGCTGACAGGCGTTTTCACCCTGGTACCCCTGGCCATGCTGGACAAGCGGCGGGGCGTCACGTTCCGCTCCATGATGCGCAACTGGGGCCTGGTGTTCGTCGGGAACCTCGGCGGCGCAATCGTGGTGGCGCTGATGATGGCGGTGGTGTTCACGTTCGGGTTCAGCGTCGACCCCAACGAGGTCGGCCAGCGTCTCGGGGAGATCGGTCACAGCCGGACCGTCGGCTACGCCGAGCACGGCGCCGCAGGCATGCTGACGCTGTTCATCCGCGCAGTGCTGTGCAACTGGATGGTGTCCACCGGTGTGGTCGCGGCGATGATGTCGACGAGTGTCTCGGGCAAGGTCATCGCGATGTGGATGCCGATCATGCTGTTCTTCTACATGGGGTTCGAGCACTCCATCGTCAACATGTTCCTGTTCCCGTCGGGCCTGATGCTCGGCGGTGACTTCTCGATCGCCGACTACCTGATCTGGAACGAGATCCCGACGGTCCTCGGCAATCTGGTCGGAGGTCTGACGTTCGTGGGCCTGACCCTGTTCGCCACCCATGCCCGCACCGGCGAGACCAGGCTGGTCGAGCTGCCCACCGAGGATCGCTCGCTGGTCGGCGCTGCGGGGCGGGTCCTGCGATGA
- a CDS encoding oxygenase MpaB family protein yields MSVPVPKRHPDRPRPIPAGVRALATALAIRNPDPQQWQDLGERLTVGDGPMDRLVEWMAATGMEQTRPLFDRALHGGIASVPDAPAPLREFFESVEVLPDWVDLALLRKGQRALRRGGADGMYVARDVSLLGGYQFSGFNKTLLRTGALEKGSNKRFAETMQWAMDVISEGGLEGRGIGYRSTIRVRLIHSFVRRHVAAMPDWRPEEWGLPVNQTDMAATLVGALVAPAVGAMGMGVVLSPSEYNAVAHLTRYVGWLIGVEDAWLPQDFRDSVRVLAHTLSALAAPDESSRQLAAPMIDDPLAWHYDTLTGVRRRLARAQHLSITSAFLGRRAVASLGLPSHGLPWYPLLRLPVNLARSAAALTLPGGIDRADQRGRREHAKLMRTMIGVDGSATIGESAAHVNRVA; encoded by the coding sequence GTGAGCGTGCCCGTTCCGAAGCGCCACCCTGACCGTCCGCGGCCGATCCCGGCCGGCGTTCGCGCCCTCGCGACCGCCCTGGCCATCCGGAACCCGGACCCGCAGCAGTGGCAGGACCTCGGGGAACGCCTCACGGTCGGTGACGGGCCGATGGACCGCCTGGTCGAGTGGATGGCGGCGACCGGAATGGAGCAGACGCGGCCGCTGTTCGATCGCGCCCTCCACGGCGGCATCGCGAGCGTGCCCGACGCGCCGGCGCCGCTACGCGAGTTCTTCGAAAGCGTTGAGGTGCTGCCGGATTGGGTGGATCTCGCGCTCCTGCGAAAGGGGCAGCGCGCCCTGCGCCGGGGTGGGGCGGACGGCATGTACGTCGCCCGCGATGTGTCCCTGCTCGGCGGCTACCAGTTCTCCGGCTTCAACAAGACGCTGCTGCGCACGGGCGCCCTGGAGAAGGGCTCCAACAAGCGGTTCGCCGAGACCATGCAGTGGGCCATGGACGTCATCTCCGAGGGCGGTCTCGAAGGCAGAGGTATCGGATACCGCTCGACCATTCGGGTGCGGCTGATCCACTCGTTCGTCCGGCGGCACGTGGCGGCGATGCCGGACTGGCGACCCGAGGAGTGGGGACTGCCCGTCAACCAGACCGACATGGCCGCGACGCTGGTCGGCGCGCTCGTCGCCCCGGCGGTCGGGGCGATGGGCATGGGGGTGGTGCTCTCACCGTCGGAATACAACGCCGTCGCCCATCTGACCCGCTACGTCGGCTGGCTGATCGGCGTCGAAGATGCCTGGCTGCCACAGGATTTCCGCGACAGCGTGCGGGTGCTGGCGCACACGCTGTCCGCGCTGGCCGCCCCCGACGAATCCAGTAGGCAACTGGCGGCACCGATGATCGACGATCCGCTCGCATGGCACTACGACACCCTGACGGGCGTGCGGCGGCGGCTGGCCCGCGCCCAGCACCTGTCGATCACCAGCGCCTTCCTCGGGCGTCGCGCGGTCGCGTCACTCGGCCTGCCGTCCCACGGGCTGCCGTGGTACCCGCTGCTGCGGCTGCCGGTGAACCTCGCCCGCAGCGCCGCCGCGCTCACCCTGCCCGGCGGCATCGACCGCGCCGATCAGCGTGGCCGGCGCGAGCACGCGAAGCTGATGCGCACGATGATCGGCGTCGACGGCTCCGCGACCATCGGTGAATCCGCAGCTCACGTCAACCGCGTCGCCTGA
- a CDS encoding acyl-CoA synthetase, whose protein sequence is MNDALGSVRQKLQQVSESGRALKRLIDTGIIDFSDLPASVRTAKLSRVYGPQATMAIQGGRKYADLPAIVDERGTLTYKQVDDQSWALAHGLRRLGVSAGSVVGVLCRDHRGLVITMAACGKLGARMVLMNTGFAKPQFAEVCKRENVAVVLHDSEFLGLLEALPADMPRVLTWVDDGTEVPPGVPTLDDIVTANSTEPLPAPDKSGGSVILTSGTTGLPKGAPRDSVSPLATAQIIDRIPFPHKGTMVIVSPIFHSTGWATYTVGAAFGNKIVTSRRFKAEKTLELIATHKADMLVAVPTMLHRMVELGPDVIAKYDTSSLKVILIAGSALSPELSNRVQDTFGDVLYNMYGSTECAIASVATPAELRAAPGTAGRAPVTCEVVLYDENDQRIHGTNRRGRIFVRNGAPFSGYTDGRSKQIIDGFMSSGDMGHFTDDGLLFVDGRDDDMIVSGGENVFPQEVEQLLEERPDVAEVAVVGVDDVEFGKRLRAFIVTEPGAAREPEEIKRHVKENLARHKVPRDVVFVDELPRNATGKLLRRVLVEMDVES, encoded by the coding sequence ATGAATGACGCGCTGGGCAGCGTTCGGCAGAAGCTGCAGCAGGTATCCGAGTCGGGTCGAGCGCTCAAACGCCTCATCGACACCGGCATCATCGACTTCTCCGATCTTCCGGCGTCGGTGCGCACGGCCAAGCTGTCCCGCGTCTACGGCCCGCAGGCCACGATGGCGATCCAGGGCGGACGTAAGTACGCGGACCTGCCCGCGATCGTCGACGAACGCGGAACGCTGACCTACAAGCAGGTAGACGATCAGTCGTGGGCGCTGGCGCACGGGCTGCGCCGGCTCGGTGTGTCTGCGGGCTCGGTGGTCGGCGTGCTGTGCCGGGACCACCGCGGTCTGGTCATCACCATGGCGGCCTGCGGCAAGCTCGGCGCGCGGATGGTGCTGATGAACACCGGCTTCGCCAAGCCGCAGTTCGCCGAGGTCTGCAAGCGCGAGAACGTCGCCGTCGTCCTGCACGACAGCGAGTTCCTCGGGCTCCTCGAGGCTCTCCCTGCCGACATGCCACGGGTGCTTACCTGGGTCGACGACGGCACGGAGGTGCCTCCGGGGGTCCCGACCCTCGACGACATCGTCACCGCGAATTCGACGGAGCCGTTGCCGGCGCCGGACAAATCAGGCGGGTCGGTCATCCTGACCAGTGGCACGACCGGGCTTCCGAAAGGGGCGCCGCGCGACAGTGTCTCACCGCTGGCGACGGCTCAGATCATCGACCGAATCCCGTTCCCCCACAAGGGAACCATGGTGATCGTGTCGCCGATCTTCCACAGCACCGGTTGGGCCACCTACACCGTCGGCGCCGCGTTCGGGAACAAGATCGTGACCTCTCGGCGCTTCAAGGCCGAGAAGACGTTGGAGCTCATCGCGACGCACAAGGCCGACATGCTGGTCGCCGTCCCCACGATGCTGCACAGAATGGTCGAGCTCGGACCCGACGTCATCGCCAAGTACGACACGTCGTCGCTGAAGGTGATCCTGATCGCTGGTTCGGCGCTGAGCCCGGAGCTGTCCAACCGGGTGCAGGACACCTTCGGCGACGTTCTCTACAACATGTACGGGTCCACCGAATGCGCCATCGCCAGCGTCGCCACACCCGCCGAACTGCGCGCGGCACCCGGTACGGCGGGCCGCGCGCCCGTCACCTGCGAGGTCGTTCTCTACGACGAGAACGACCAGCGCATCCACGGCACGAACCGGCGTGGCCGGATCTTCGTCCGTAACGGCGCACCGTTCTCCGGGTACACCGACGGCCGCAGCAAGCAGATCATCGACGGCTTCATGTCCAGCGGCGACATGGGTCACTTCACCGACGACGGCCTGTTGTTCGTCGACGGCCGCGATGACGACATGATCGTCTCCGGCGGGGAGAACGTCTTCCCGCAGGAGGTCGAGCAACTGCTGGAGGAGCGGCCGGACGTCGCCGAGGTGGCTGTCGTCGGCGTCGACGATGTGGAGTTCGGAAAGCGGTTGCGGGCCTTCATCGTCACCGAACCCGGCGCGGCCAGAGAGCCCGAGGAGATCAAGCGGCACGTCAAGGAGAACCTGGCCCGCCACAAGGTTCCGCGCGACGTGGTGTTCGTCGACGAGTTGCCGCGCAACGCGACCGGCAAGCTCCTCCGCCGGGTGCTGGTGGAGATGGACGTCGAGAGCTGA
- a CDS encoding nitroreductase family deazaflavin-dependent oxidoreductase yields MRMPRRVAEFNRRVTNPAARSLTPWLPNLGTLEHVGRKSGRPYRTPLLVFETADGYAILIGYGLQTDWVKNVLAGGPTVLHKRGRAVVLTDPRVVSKAEAAPLVVARARPFYRLFPYNEAALLLTNAGPAR; encoded by the coding sequence ATGCGCATGCCCCGCCGAGTCGCAGAGTTCAACCGGCGCGTCACCAACCCAGCGGCCAGATCGCTCACGCCGTGGCTTCCGAACCTCGGAACGCTCGAGCACGTCGGAAGGAAGTCGGGCAGGCCGTACCGGACACCTCTTCTCGTCTTCGAGACCGCCGACGGTTACGCCATTCTGATCGGTTACGGCCTGCAGACGGACTGGGTCAAGAACGTCCTTGCAGGAGGACCGACGGTGCTGCACAAGCGCGGACGCGCCGTCGTGCTCACCGACCCACGGGTGGTGAGCAAGGCCGAGGCCGCGCCGCTCGTCGTCGCGCGTGCGCGTCCGTTCTATCGCCTGTTTCCCTACAACGAGGCGGCCCTGCTGCTGACCAACGCAGGCCCCGCTCGCTGA
- a CDS encoding oxygenase MpaB family protein produces the protein MVLAREVAAIRSGLGRAVFGMVAGPDGPDNRARIHGTPGPRWFAEDRPIRRVHADASMFVGGLRALLLQSLHPLAMAGVAEHSDYRADPWGRLQRTSTFLAVTTFGPDAEAQRAVDKVRGIHRRVRGVAPDGTPYEAGDPHLLEWVHIAEIDSFLLAHQLYGAQPLDQAGRDGYVADTARVARALGVSNPPRTEGELRERIKAYRPELRGTSAARDAARFLLLTPPLPLPARAPYGVLATTAVAMLPGWARKPLWLPHFPPLEATAVRAAGRVLVGGIRWVMTAGQEEQAAGSPAPVTLR, from the coding sequence ATGGTGTTGGCGCGGGAAGTGGCGGCGATCAGGAGCGGCCTGGGCCGCGCGGTGTTCGGGATGGTGGCAGGGCCGGACGGGCCGGACAACCGCGCACGGATCCACGGCACGCCGGGTCCGCGGTGGTTCGCCGAGGACCGCCCGATCCGGCGGGTGCACGCCGACGCGTCGATGTTCGTCGGCGGCCTGCGCGCACTGCTGCTTCAGTCGCTGCATCCGCTGGCGATGGCGGGCGTCGCCGAGCACTCCGACTACCGCGCCGATCCGTGGGGACGTCTGCAGCGCACCAGCACATTCCTCGCGGTCACGACCTTCGGGCCCGACGCCGAGGCGCAACGGGCGGTCGACAAGGTCCGCGGCATCCACCGCCGTGTGCGCGGCGTCGCGCCCGACGGCACACCGTATGAAGCCGGCGATCCCCACCTTCTCGAGTGGGTGCACATCGCGGAGATCGACAGCTTCCTATTGGCCCACCAGCTCTACGGGGCGCAGCCTCTCGACCAGGCGGGCCGCGACGGCTACGTCGCCGACACCGCCCGTGTCGCACGTGCTCTCGGAGTGTCGAATCCTCCCCGCACCGAAGGCGAGTTACGCGAGCGGATCAAGGCCTACCGACCGGAGCTGCGCGGCACCTCCGCAGCCCGGGACGCCGCGCGATTCCTGCTGTTGACGCCGCCGCTGCCGTTGCCGGCACGTGCTCCGTACGGCGTCCTGGCCACCACCGCGGTGGCGATGCTGCCCGGGTGGGCACGAAAGCCGTTGTGGCTGCCGCACTTTCCGCCCCTGGAAGCGACGGCCGTGCGCGCCGCCGGACGAGTGCTCGTCGGCGGGATCCGGTGGGTGATGACGGCCGGTCAGGAAGAGCAGGCTGCCGGGAGTCCGGCGCCGGTCACGCTGAGGTAA
- a CDS encoding superoxide dismutase family protein, which translates to MNKHVTAAIALLATPAAILSGCSSQPGEDESSTTTPSSSNADAQQLKTQLKTIDDKAVADATIDFTGGFATVTVETVDGASLSPGFHGLHIHAFGRCEPNSPAPDGGPVGDFNSAGDHFQGEGMTGMPAAGDLPPLLVRSDGNGKLVATTDAFTEEQLTGPDGSSILLHEGADMPGAEQGADTRIACGVISPASTETSVSTSTSTSTVTTTVAPAVPPNTASETTPTTPPPTTDSPTPTTTVTTETTAPTETVTTTTTAPVPAPNG; encoded by the coding sequence ATGAACAAGCATGTCACCGCCGCCATCGCTCTGCTCGCCACGCCCGCCGCCATTCTGAGCGGTTGTTCCAGTCAGCCCGGTGAGGACGAGTCCTCGACCACCACCCCGTCGTCGTCGAACGCTGACGCGCAACAACTCAAGACCCAACTGAAGACAATCGATGACAAGGCTGTCGCCGACGCCACCATTGATTTCACCGGCGGATTCGCCACTGTGACAGTCGAAACCGTTGACGGTGCCAGTCTCTCTCCGGGATTCCACGGCCTGCACATCCACGCGTTCGGCCGGTGTGAGCCGAACTCGCCTGCCCCTGACGGCGGACCGGTCGGCGACTTCAACTCCGCCGGTGACCACTTCCAGGGTGAGGGTATGACCGGCATGCCGGCTGCCGGCGACCTGCCGCCGCTGCTCGTCCGGTCCGACGGGAACGGCAAGCTCGTCGCCACCACCGATGCCTTTACTGAAGAGCAGCTCACGGGACCCGACGGCTCTTCGATCCTGCTGCACGAGGGCGCCGACATGCCGGGTGCGGAACAAGGCGCGGATACCCGCATCGCGTGCGGCGTGATCAGCCCCGCTAGTACCGAGACGTCGGTCTCGACCTCTACGTCCACGTCGACCGTCACGACAACGGTGGCACCCGCTGTACCGCCGAACACCGCGTCCGAGACGACCCCGACGACGCCGCCGCCCACGACCGACAGCCCGACTCCCACCACGACGGTGACCACCGAGACCACGGCGCCGACCGAGACCGTGACGACGACGACCACGGCACCGGTCCCTGCCCCCAACGGCTGA
- a CDS encoding HNH endonuclease signature motif containing protein: MRPGSAPSFIPSPPREARLEALFDELSELAGQRNAIDGRIVDIVAEIDGDQLWGATGARSIAALVAWKLGTSAGNAERIVAIADRAAEFPRCTQALREGRLSVDQVGVIAEGAGQGSDDHYARLAQNASVSQLRTAIKQEPRPEPEPSADDGDEPDHDLPDHDEPEPPSLPTAEITTSCDADYTYWRIKLPHEQAATFQAALHSHKDALIAQWTREHADSDEGPHRPPLPNLAEAFLALVEASWDAEAVRRPHGQHTTVVVHVDVESKLAALHLGPLLTAGERRYLSCDATCEVWFERHGRPIGAGRSTRTVNRRLRRALEHRDRSCVVPGCGATRGLHAHHIVHWEDGGDTELDNLVLVCPYHHRAHHRGIIVITGPAHQLAVTDHTGRPLQSGTLARPPTQPPPAVPPYRGPSGERLYWKWYHPYQPPPTATAN; this comes from the coding sequence ATGCGGCCAGGCAGCGCACCGTCTTTCATCCCGAGCCCGCCTCGGGAAGCGCGGTTGGAGGCCCTGTTCGACGAACTGTCCGAGCTCGCCGGCCAGCGCAACGCCATCGACGGGCGCATCGTCGACATCGTCGCCGAGATCGACGGCGATCAACTCTGGGGTGCGACTGGAGCCCGCTCGATCGCGGCGTTGGTGGCGTGGAAGCTGGGCACCTCCGCAGGAAACGCCGAGAGAATCGTCGCGATCGCCGACCGGGCCGCCGAGTTCCCGCGCTGCACCCAGGCATTGCGCGAGGGACGCCTTTCTGTCGATCAGGTCGGGGTGATCGCCGAGGGCGCCGGTCAGGGCTCTGACGACCACTACGCACGGTTGGCGCAGAATGCCTCGGTCAGCCAGTTGCGCACCGCGATCAAACAGGAACCCCGACCCGAACCCGAACCGTCCGCCGACGACGGCGACGAGCCCGACCACGACCTGCCCGATCATGACGAGCCTGAACCACCGTCGCTACCGACCGCCGAGATCACCACTTCCTGCGACGCCGACTACACCTACTGGCGGATCAAGCTGCCCCATGAGCAGGCCGCGACGTTTCAGGCCGCTCTGCACTCGCACAAAGATGCCCTGATCGCCCAGTGGACCCGCGAGCACGCCGACAGCGACGAGGGCCCGCACCGGCCCCCGCTGCCCAATCTCGCCGAGGCGTTCCTGGCGCTGGTCGAGGCTTCCTGGGATGCCGAAGCGGTGCGCCGCCCTCATGGTCAGCACACCACCGTCGTCGTGCACGTCGATGTCGAATCCAAGCTGGCCGCGTTGCATCTGGGCCCGCTGCTGACCGCCGGGGAGCGCCGCTACCTGAGCTGTGATGCGACCTGCGAGGTGTGGTTCGAACGTCACGGCCGCCCGATCGGCGCCGGACGAAGCACCCGCACCGTCAACCGCCGCTTGCGTCGCGCGTTGGAACACCGCGACCGCAGCTGCGTGGTCCCCGGCTGCGGGGCCACCCGAGGCCTGCACGCCCACCACATCGTGCACTGGGAAGACGGCGGAGACACCGAGCTCGACAACCTCGTGCTGGTCTGCCCCTACCACCACCGCGCGCACCACCGCGGCATCATCGTCATCACCGGACCCGCACACCAGCTCGCCGTCACCGACCACACCGGCCGCCCACTGCAGTCCGGCACGCTGGCCCGGCCGCCCACCCAACCCCCGCCGGCCGTCCCGCCCTACCGGGGACCGTCGGGTGAACGCCTCTACTGGAAGTGGTACCACCCCTACCAACCACCACCCACGGCCACCGCCAACTGA